A single Neospora caninum Liverpool complete genome, chromosome VIIb DNA region contains:
- a CDS encoding putative calmodulin, with protein MASNLESIFKIFDSDGDGKLTCIEMHQALGASGCAPSVEEVQEAVKAKGSDFGDFALFKALYGACLETRISAAELVPLFGVVDPAKKGVVDARSLNYLLTNFNEKLTPAEADEFIQGMLGLPKEGTVPIPDVAQKLEQLQKI; from the exons ATGGCGAGCAAT ctggAGAGCATCTTCAAGATTTTTgacagcgacggagacgggaaactCACTTGCATCGAAATGCACCAGGCACTTGGTGCGTCTGGATGTGCCCCCTC CGTGGAGGAAGTGCAGGAGGCCGTGAAAGCGAAGGGGAGCGACTTTGGCGATTTTGCCCTCTTCAAGGCTCTCTACGGCGCGTGCTTGGAAACGCGAATCTCCGCGGCTGAACTCGTGCCTCTCTTTGGA GTTGTGGATCCAGCAAAGAAGGGCGTTGTCGACGCTCGGTCTCTGAACTATTTGTTGACGAATTTCAACGAGAAACTCACCCCTGCGGAGGCTGACGAATTCATTCAAGGCATGCTCGGTTTGCCTAAGGAGGGGACCGTTCCCATTCCTGACGTGGCTCAAAAGCTGGAACAACTCCAGAAAATTTAa
- a CDS encoding putative gorasp2-prov protein, translating to MGAGQSLDQRGTLAVGEKARGGAYRVVKIQRGSPAEAAGLEIFFDFITQIDDVPLTSPTEETLQAFFAKVNQSNDPEPVQLVVFNARMRGFRTVTLRPAVLLPPTSRAHRSAASSVFSLGLSVSFSDVGNVMSEGVRVLSVAPNSPAAHAGLVEREDWILADSQGVFRDVEDLVDSVSAALNRHLQIFVFNAATESIREVLIVPNSDWGGEGSLGCELGSGYLHRLPFSRRALTADAVPTEKSPNASQFPLSAADGEPTEAARARAVPSGATGESEAPGAPRASRPTSETAPDGGGDSVSPGEANGSEACGRHLAGRPEGGREDAHALRASNGQGNVAEDRNEKEEMYILDSDGAPVLLTPSANFQDAYPPYAHGFDEDAWGLIPSFPEDSEDDSTDEFDNRPNFSFQQRGYCLYPVTNSPLKESFPLCNDREARLGDLGRDSQGTSRVEEASPYFAYDFPYAAAIARHPSAVFTGEKTRTKGLET from the exons ATGGGAGCCGGCCAGTCTCTCGACCAGCGGGGGACGTTGGCGgtaggcgagaaggcgcgaggcggcgcgtaCCGAGTCGTGAAGATTCAGCGCGGAAGTCCTGCGGAAGCTGCGGGCCTGGAAATCTTCTTTGACTTCATCACGCAAATCGACGACGTGCCTCTCACCTCTCCCACT GAGGAGACACTCCAGGCTTTCTTCGCGAAAGTGAATCAGTCAAATGACCCCGAGCCCGTCCAACTCGTTGTCTTCaacgcgcgcatgcgcggtTTCCGTA CTGTTACACTTCGTCCGGCAGTTCTTTTGCCTCCGACGTCTCGCGCGCATCGctcggctgcttcgtctgtcttttcactgggtctctccgtctccttttcggaTGTGGGGAATGTGATGAGCGAGGGCGTGCGAGTTCTGAGTGTCGCGCCAAACTCCCCGGCAGCCCACGCAGGCCTCGTCGAAAGGGAGGACTGGATCCTCGCCGACAGCCAG GGAGTCTTCCGAGACGTCGAAGATCTCGTCGacagcgtctccgcagctCTCAATCGCCACCTGCAAATCTTCGTCTTCAACGCCGCCACAGAAAGCATTCGCGAAGTGCTCATCGTCCCTAACAGCGACTGGGGAGGGGAAGGCAG TCTGGGGTGCGAACTCGGCAGTGGTTATCTCCATCGCCTGCCGTTCTCTCGGCGAGCGTTAACTGCGGACGCCGTCCCCACAGAGAAGAGCCCAAACGCTTCTCAGTTTCCGCTCTCGGCTGCCGACGGGGAGCCCACAGAGGCTGCGCGTGCTCGCGCCGTCCCTTCGGGCGCGACCGGTGAATCTGAAGCCCCGGGGGCTCCGCGTGCTTCGCGCCCAACTAGCGAGACGGCGCCAGATGGTGGAGGAGACAGTGTCTCTccgggcgaggcgaacggCTCGGAGGCATGCGGGAGACACCTTGCGGGACGACCtgagggagggagagaagacgcacatgCGCTGCGTGCGAGCAACGGGCAAGGCAATGTggcagaagacagaaacgagaaagaggaaatgTACATTCtcgacagcgacggcgcTCCCGTTCTCCTGACGCCGAGTGCGAATTTCCAGGAT gCGTACCCTCCCTACGCACATGGATTCGATGAAGACGCGTGGGGGTTGATCCCTTCGTTTCCGGAGGATAGCGAGGACGACTCGACAGACGAGTTCGACAACAGGCCTAACTTCTCTTTTCAGCAAAGAGGCTATTGTCTTTATCCTGTCACAAATTCCCCTCTCAAGGAGAGCTTTCCGCTCTGCAACGACAGAGAAG CCCGACTAGGAGACTtgggaagagacagtcaAGGTACCTCTCGTGTGGAAGAGGCGTCGCCAT ATTTCGCATATGATTTTCCCTACGCCGCAGCGATAGCTCGCCATCCGTCAGCTGTCTTTACAGGTGAGAAGACAAGGACGAAGGGACTGGAAACGTAG